tttaaccctttaaaaaattaataaaatgtcattttgttttgaaattctttttcaagTTTTGGTGCTCCATTTGCACCTCCCAGCCGCTGCACCATACTCAGTgcgtctctctctctcttttaagTCGCATACTGAAATCTTCCAACTCCACCATGTTCGGCTCCGCGCGAATCTTCTCCGACGTCGCTCTCCGCCTCCGCCAAAACCTAATGGTAAATTCTCCTTCCGCTCAATTCGCCTTCGCCATGGGCTTTGTCGAACATTCTAGAGCTTCACGTTGTCCTTTTCTCTTCTGTTTTGCAGCTTCGCGGTGTGCGCGTGCAGAACATCAACATCGGAGGCGGTATGGGAGGCGAGATCCCCGACAACAAGCGTCTGGAGTACGCTCTCCAGCACCTGCACGGAATAGGGCGCTCGAAAGCTCACCACATCGTCTGCGAACTCGGCGTTGAGAACAAATTTGTCAAGGACCTAAGCAAGAGGGAACTCTATTCCATTCGCGAGTTGCTCTCCAAGTACTTGATTGGAAACGATTTGGTACTTTCTTCCCACCATTTACACACCTCTTTGCATAAATTACTCtatgttttttacaaaaataccaaaaaaaagaaagagcaaATTGAACCTAAATTTCGTGACTGGCCAAAACTCCTATTCTTCTTTATCGTATGCAGCAGCGTTGTGTGCAATCTCCTTTACTGGGTACATTAGTACACCCTGTAATGTAAGTGTGATAAACCAGAATATATATGTTTCTTCTTCTGAATTATCACTATGTCTCCGTGAGAACAGGACCAATACTCACACGCATCTCACCAACACTCTCACACACCCACAGCAAAGACACTCACTCACAACACCAAATATGGAAATTGTAGACGAATTACAGAAAACTAGAGATTATTCACTCACAAAGACCAAAAAACCCTATATATATTTCTGGTTTACGACAGACTCAACCATAATTATTAACTAACAGAAATTCTGTatacaaaaacattattataataagtttttttgaaaaaactaagGAAGGATAGTGTAACGAGTAAATGGTCTATTAGGGGTGTCAGTATAATCTTTTTCAGATGATTATGGACAGTTAGGGATGGAAAAAGGAGGGGGTGGCAGTAGAAATTAGACAAAATTTTTGGGTCAGTCTAATTCACTCAAAGCAGAATGAATCAAACTTTTCTCGTTGGTGAAAATCAACGAATGTTTATCGGTTTTCATCGGTTTTCAGAGAAGTCGGATGAAGAGCTTCTATAAAATGTGTAGTTTATAATTTGGTTGTAACTTATAAAATaggtttagtttatttttaccTTCTCATTTTGTACTTGTATGTGTTTAAAGAGAATTTTTTATCTGAATAGGCTGGTTTGTTTCGtcatgtgtatgtgtgtttcaGAAAAAGTGCGTTGAGAGAGATGTGGTAAGGTTGGTGGGCATTCAGTGCTATCGAGGGATCAGGCATGTGGATAACTTACCCTGCCGTGGACAGAGGACTCATACGAATGCACGCACTAGGAGGAGCCGGAAAACTTTCTCTGGATCGAGATAGGTACCGCTTGAGAAACATGAGTCTGAGATGATGAAATAAGTTTTGTTAGAGACTTAGCTGGTTTAAGTGAAATCAATGTTGTGATTTACATGTTCAATATGCCTTTGGCGGGTTCATCTTTTCTTTGAAAGAGCTTTAATGGTCTTATTCTGCATTTTGGTGAGTTTCTTGTCTTGTCTTGGTTCATTGGCTAGCAAATGtgcttttttatttgaaattttttaatcgTTTATGCTGGGCAAGGTTTAAATTGTGTTTGTAGCTTTGTTGCAGtgcaaaatttgaaataaatgtaaGTGATGCCATTGCAATTGTGGTCTCCCAGAAGTTATCGATATCCAGAAAGCCTTAGGACTGAAATTTTGTGGTTGCAAATTATTTATAAAGCCTTAACGTTGGTGTTACTGATGTGATCACTTTAAGGGTTGTGGATCAGCTGAGAGTGGAATTTGTAGTTGGTTATTGCCTTAATTcctaatttgattatttaattttattcaaattttccaAAAGACCTCTAGCTATTGATTTTTccaatttaattctttagtttattaaaaacatCTAATTTGGTTATTTTGACTGTTTGTTgatcctttaatttttaaccAACCATATCCTACTTCtccttagttttatttttcttattcatgGTGAAACAGGAAACTAGCGACAGccaaattaagaaaagaaccaaatttgatgtttttaaagaattaaaggactaaattaatgtctttaaaaaaattaaaagtctaaATTGAACAAATTAATAACCAGAAGTGTTTTTTAAAGTTCGAATGAAATTAAAGGATTGAATTAGGAATTAAGCTTGCTTATTATAACCAACTTTCCTCTAGCATGTTGTTGGCGATTGatacactttctttttcttcgtGGCTCATTAGTATGCCATCCACTGTCATCTGCTTGTGCACCTATCAATGTTTTTTCCAATTTTCTCTACCAAAAATACTGTATACTTTGTCTGAGATGGAAAGGAGAAAGtagaaaataagtgaaaaagaaagaaagaaaaaattaaaagtgaagtTATTTCTAACCTGTTTTCTTTActaatgtgttttttttctgtgtgatttttaaaccaatttattaagaaaaatgagTAGGAAGTGATGTAATCacatagaataaaattatgtataaaacATGTTAGCAACTTTGTTAACTATTAATTGGATAAAAAACTATAAGAACACAACATTTTAGAATAAAACAATTGTCTAAACTATATTCTTGCTAAAGATGAAGttacttaataatatttttacttaagTCATTGGACACATTTTAATACCATAAAATGGACATGCAAGGTGGTgaatcaatatttaataataataaatataaatacttaactaaaaaactatattacacacaacaatttataattaaatggtATCATGAATTTCTTATTAGGtagatttcatttttaatcttttaaagagtttgattaattttttaatattctttaaatgaataaaataatttgtttaatcatCTCTAATAAGTTTAACACAAAATGATAGTTTCTTAAAtccaataattatttataatgtgTGATTTTTAAcgaatatagtaaaataaattcttattcaAAATGCGTTGTGACTTTAGTTTGGTAGTTTATCAAAATAGATAGAGTGagattgaaatttttaattcattaatctGTTTTAACCTGGTTTGCTTAATTTGCAAATTGGCGAATCAAAGACGAACTAAGAAAAAGACATTTTGAtgtaggaaaaagaaaatttgacattgttttttttataatattttcatatagtATATATGTCATTAGTTCATTACATCTTcttaataattcattatttatttattaatatattaacatgttctaaatttaatgaaaaaataacacatattttcaaaatattgtcaaaaaatatgtattaacatATCAATATCAAGGAGATAGGGATGAAAAAATAAGTCATACCCCTTTTGTTCCTACCTACTTTTAACTTGCTAAAAGTGATTTGAGTTAAATTGACTCAGCACCAAAAAACGAGTAAAAAATTGTAATCAAGCATTTTAAGAGGtaaactttaagtctaattcaacctcacaaaataGAAGGATGTCTGCACCcaaataaatattctaaattaaccatatatactctaaattaatcttatctctaaattaatttagaatatatatatttggatgtAGACATCAGTAGATTTTATGGaggttgaattaggtttaaaatctGCCTTTTATTATACTAGATTAtgaattttttcttgttttttagtGTTGGGTCAATTTAACTTAACTCactattaacaaattaaaagtaaGTCAGAACAAAATAGTCtgacttatttttttcattcgtACCTTGATATTGATATGTtaacacatattttttataatattttgaaaatatatgttattttttcattaaatttagaacatgttaacataataataaataaatgatgaataataataaataaatgatgaatTAATAAGAAGATGTAATTAACTAATGACATATAtactatatcaaaatattataaaaaaataattaaaaaattcctgtatcaaaatttctttttcttatctctATCACGCATAAGTACTTATGTGaacaacttttaataattttaaactcttAGAAATTATTTCACTAAAAGAAACTTCTCTGAagttatttatacttttaaaagacACACTttcaaagaaatatttttaaataagaaatcaacatttctttttaatattaacctAAAAAGCATgagaacaaaatttattttgattgaacTTAAacacgattttaaattaaattaaaaaacaaaagaccagaccaaatttaattaaaaaattatctagcCTAAATGAGAGAAGTATATGTAACAAACAAGTTATGTTTATGGCGAGagaatatattttcataaatttatttcaataattaaataatgttttaagttataattttgttagaaaaaaatgatttcttcttcattatcataaggtttaatacctattttggtccctcttttgggagggtttgttcaaagtggtccctccttttttcaaaagttcacttcagtcctatcttttgcaaaaattgttcaagttggtccttttggGTAACAGCGTTAACTTGACTAACGGTAGAGCTATCAGGTGGGTAATGtctgatgatgtggcattgttaattgttttaaaaaatatatataattgtgaagtgtaaattatattaattagggtaaaataaagaaatgaattaGGGGTAATTAAGGTCAGAAGAAGAACTGCGTCTTTCTCCTCGTTCGGCGACAGCGGTGATGGAGATTACGGTTGTGCCAGAGAAAGATCCGGAATTGAGAAACTGAATGGAACATCTTGCCTAATTCTCCACACACTTTCACTATCATTAGACAGAATCAAAACAATATCTCAAGTTCTGTACCAGAATTTTTTGCAAATTTCTCCAATTTGAATGTTTTAAAGCTTAGCAATTGCAGATTGAGTGGCCATTTTCCAAAGGGTATCTTTCATATACAAACTCTTAATGTTCTTTGTATATCAAACAACAAGGATCTTCTTGGAGCTTTGCCAAACTTCCAAGAAGACGCAGTTCTTCTTCACACCATGAATCtcagtaaaaaatatttctcagggaAATTACCAAGTTCTATTTCCAATCTAAAGCAGTTGTCTAGGCAGCACTCAACATCTTTGAGTTTGTTAGAAAATGCAAGTAATATTGAATCTTGGCAACGAATTTCACGGTCCATCTTCTGCTTGGCATCTTGGAGGTTAAGAATCTCTTGGAGTTTGGCAACAGCTTCGAATATTTGGGTTTGGAGAACAGTAAAGAGggaaattatttcttttacagTAGACGGAGAAGCGTCAAGAGGTCTAGATGAATTAGACGAGAGGAAAGTTGGAAGGGATCCACGGAAGGCAGTGACCCAAAGAGACCGGTTAGGGGAAACTTCAAAGATTTTGGAAGTTAAGGAAGCCATTTGGAGAAGAAGTGCTTGGGCTCTGGGAAGGGGTGGGAGGAGTGACAGCAGAGCANAAGAAGGGGTTGAAGAGTTGCGGTCTTGGGGTTGCTGGGTCTGTGTAGGAGGGAGCTTTGGAGGGGTGGGATTCGGAATTGAAGGAGAGTTAGGGTTTGCGAGGTGTAAATCGAATTCCAATTACCCtaattcatttctttattttaccctaattaatataatttacacctcacaattatatatattttttaaaacaattaacaatgtcACATCATCAGACATTATCCACCTGGCAACTCTGCCGTTAGTcaagttaacgccgttacccAAAAGGatcaacttgaacagtttttgcaaaagataggactaaagtgaacttttgaaaaaaaggagggaccactttgaacaaaccctcccaaagaagggaccaaaataggtattaaaccttagggtcccgttattttgacacccaaTTTTTGACACATATTTGACACTGCCACGTGTCAACATCCTATTGGGTAGtcattttttgcttttttttttaaatttggctTGCAAAATGGAAAGCTTTTCAGAAACTTTGAATTCCAATTCTACCCCCTTGactttttcattggttttgtgtGACAGATTGTCTCTCTCCCGTCGTCTCCCAACGTCCTCTCGTCTCCCCTTTTGCGTGCTCTCCATTGCTCTCAAGTGCTCTCTAGTGCtctgaaatggcaagttccAGAATGGATCTTCGTTGGACCAAGGTAAATGCCTTCTATCCTCtttaggtttgggtattgggGTTCTTGTGTTTTCTTGCATCTGTTATGGGTTTTGTTGATTTGGTGtgttatttgatttggtgtGTTTCTTGCCTTCTACCCTcttgttatttgatttggtgtgttattttgttttggacaGTTTTGCAATATTGTGAAGGTTTTTCCACCTAACATTTGTCATCCATCAGTTGAGCTGGTGAAGGAAACGCCAAAACATGTCATTCGACTTCCAATGTGGGCATAAAAGGATGACAATGTGGATGTCATCCTCCGCAAATTTGTTCGGCCAACTGACTTACCGTCATCATCATCCACAGAAGCAGaccaaccatcatcatcatccaaacaagcagacaattaatagattaatttaCGTAtgctttaatttatgttttctagtGAAGGGGGAAAATTACTTTAATGGAGTACTGTAATAGTATGTTATCAGCTCTAACATTGGTTATTGGATGATTGTACTTGTATTCAAGTTTCAATGTTGTTATTGGgcacttttataatttagtaagaTGTCATGTAATGTTCTTATTGTAATCATTGTTTTGAGATGAATGAATTCAGCACTATTTATTTTGTCAAAGCAATCTACTTTCCTTCAATAAACAcccaaaatgaaacaaaaacaagtcaagtttccttcaaaaaacacccaaaatgacCAATGGTCCCCCACGTTGACAtaggtggctccttcagttcaacaggatgtccaaaactgCATTGTagctcgcgtaatcgattacaaggcttttgtaaacgattacaggagTGCTTTTTGTGGCAGATTACACTAAAACTCACCAAGGTTCATGTCACCACCCTGGGTGGGACCCCTCTACATCATGGGATGTCCCAACCATCACATCAAACCCTACACTCACACTTGCaacaaaaacaagtcaagtttccttcaaaaaacacccaaaatgactagtggtcccccacgttggcacaggtggctccttcagttcaacaggatgtccaaaactgcattatggctcgcgtaatcgattacaaggcttTTGTAAACAATTACAAGAGTGCTTTTTGTGGCAGATTACACTAAAACCtggacatcaatcatcaatcaataattatttcaacattGTACATAACCAATCTTCAAAATCAATCGTTGTATTGCAATAATCATTTGTACAATgtcttcaaatatataaacgATTACAAACAAACTCGCGTTAACGATTACAACATCCTTGTGCATTGAACATAAACAAGGTAGAAAtcatatttcttattcatataaCAATCTGTACAATGTgtttctatatattaaaaatacatagtCTCCATAAACAATAATGTTTCTTACAATGTTCACTACATTTGAACACAGGACAACTATCCTACAACAACCCATACACCGATAACGCATCCAGTAATCTTATGTTTTCGTCGTCCAGGATCCAATCAACTACATATTGCTTTCTAAAAgcaagcaattcctcctgaaatgaaAACATTGATATTGTCAGATCAACCCAATCgtaaaacaataatgaaaatcatattaTGACTTACATTCGTATACAGTGGCATACTTTTCCCATCGTATTTTCAATATCATCAATACTTACTTCTCCAGTCCGAAAAATATCATCAATATTTTCATATGACTGTGCCTTATAGCGGAACCAACGCAGCATGCGAGGGAAAATGTCTATGAATTTGATTACCATCCAAGGAAAATCTCTCTACCGCCCAAGCCTAcaacatcaataatattttcagTCACACATATatcaaaatgtataaaattctATTCATTCACTTAAAGAACTACAAAGAATTTTACCTGTAATACCGCGACATTGCCACTTAGACTCAGTGAGCTGCTGATACCTCCacccattatttttttcattcctttATTCAAACTATCAACAAGGTGTTTATGTATACCGGTAGCCCAATCATATAAACAAAGACTATCTAGGTcatctaagacttttgatggcATGTTAGCAACTATCTTAGACTTCCTAGGAAAGAACAAGACAACcaaacacacaaatatatataacctACAAACAACATCAATTTCTGTGgtttcatctaaaacaatcacatTAAACATGTCAACCAAGTCTTCCAAAGTTGTGCTTTTGTTATTAAACATTTCTCCAAGCAAACCTTTTATACATTCATCAAACGGGATTTCTAAACCCCCTATACCTAAACCAGTCGTCATGAAAGCATCTAAAACTGTAAAAGGAACCAATTGATGACTCAACCTAAAGCTAACATCATGTCCCTCCCACCTACATACCATAACCTTCAATAACTCACAATTAATCTCCAAAGCCTTACGTAGCCACAAACACCAACGAAACGGTGTCATACCAATTCGTTCCACATGCTATTTTCTCAGTAACCCATTCATTAAGACAATCAAAGATGAATCCACATACATTCGAATCCGCcactacaaaatattaaaaataaaattttattatttaatataaaaaattaaaactataaataatacctaaaatttaacttacctttgggtTACCCGACGCCATTTCAACTGCACAATAAATCATTTCTACATTAGGATTCACAACAAACAAAAACCTAACATTAAACAACAATAACCTACCGTTCCACCTAAAACAACAAAcgaaccctaaccctaaacacACCCAAAACGCCAAACAAAACTTACGTTGAAAGAGAGGCCGAATGGGAGAATGGTACACGACGCCTTTCGATGCCTTTCGATGACCAATACCACCGCAATGCAGAGATGAACGACACAATGGTAATGAACATAGGACGAATGGGAGAATGGGACAATAGGAGATGACCGAATGGGACAATGGCAAAGTCGAATGGGAGAGATTGTGAATGGGAGAGAACNNTGGTCAGAGAACGAAAGTCTGAAAgtgaaagatgaaaaatgaaaccNccaaattcaattttcattcattcaataACATCACAATGCCCATTCTACCCTTCTCAGCTtttggaaaaattaattttaaaagatcaaCAGCCATCCAATACAAATTTGACACGTGGACcagtgtcaaatttgtgtcaaaggATGGTGTTAACAAACATTTTcctaaggataatgatactttgacacctagaatgtgacaaatttttgacacgccacgtgtcacattctgggtggttcacatgttttaaaaaataaaatgacagaacATGGATTGAATGTGTAGTGATAGACCTGGTATCAAGGtacaaataagtgggtagtttaggctaacttttAACACGAGGAGGACATTTTTGAATTTGCGTTACATTGAATCtatgttttatcattttattttttaaaacatgtgaaccacccagaatgtgacacgtggcggtataaaaaatttgttacattctgagtgtcaaagtatcattatccttttccTAAAccttatcataaataattacaacaaaactaaaattcacggtttaaaaaactgaaaaaaaatcatatcttctaagataataaattaaatatatcattaatttaaaattttaaaatatctcatCTGTTTTTGTTTGGCTTGCAAAACTATCTTGATTCTACAACAGTGTTATCATCAACAATGCTAAAAGCACCTCTGACCCTAAAACCCCCACAGTTTGCAGCCATGGCGGGAGCTACAGGAAGAACCCTCTTCACCTTCaccctttcttcctcttcttcttatTCTCCCTTCACGCGCTTCCTCGCCAAGCGCGTCCCACTACGCAAACCTCTCCCTCTTCTCCCCCGCTTCCGCCCACTCTGCTCCGTCGCTGCTGCGCCGGAAACCGCCGACGCGAAGCATTCTTTACTGCTCGAGAGGCTCCGGGCGCGGCACCTCAGGGATGCCGCGAGAATCGCCCCCGAACCGAGGAAGAAGGCCAGGGGCGCCGCCGTTGCGGAGGCTGAGAAAGAGAGGgcgaagaaggagaagaaggtgGTTGCCAGTTTCGAGGGGTTGGGAGTGAGTGAAGAAGTTATGGCGGCGGTTAGTGAAATGGGGATTGATGTACCCACTGAGATACAGGGAATTGGCATCCCCGCCGTTTTGGAAGAGAAGAGTGTCGTTTTGGGGTCGCATACTGGCTCTGGCAAAACCCTCGCCTACTTGCTTCCTCTTGTTCAGGTGTTGTTCTAAATTCGTTTTGAAAATGGAAATTTGTTAGCTAAGTTCATTTCTAATACGagtgttatttatattatactctcatataatttataatacgTTGGCATTTTTGTTCCAATACAATCCTACActccaataattttttttgtttataatttaacttttcaaaacttgaaaccatttttttttaattcttgtgAACTAAGCACTGATTGATACCTAGGTCTTCGAATTCATTTCATGTCACATTAGCATGTTCCAATAAGGTGTCATATAAGACACAAATTTTAAGCTTATGACATTGGCTATGAACTGTGCATTGGAGATGat
This genomic interval from Vigna radiata var. radiata cultivar VC1973A unplaced genomic scaffold, Vradiata_ver6 scaffold_285, whole genome shotgun sequence contains the following:
- the LOC106779409 gene encoding small ribosomal subunit protein S13, mitochondrial, whose translation is MFGSARIFSDVALRLRQNLMLRGVRVQNINIGGGMGGEIPDNKRLEYALQHLHGIGRSKAHHIVCELGVENKFVKDLSKRELYSIRELLSKYLIGNDLKKCVERDVVRLVGIQCYRGIRHVDNLPCRGQRTHTNARTRRSRKTFSGSR